Proteins co-encoded in one Plasmodium sp. gorilla clade G2 genome assembly, chromosome: 9 genomic window:
- a CDS encoding thioredoxin-like protein 1, putative, with the protein MACVNFNSPYQAEKRRTSENADNSKLETVYMPINYSDMDLILFPEGSLKNINNTVVNEKHLFGKSVAIFFSNGSDPKCRAFLPFLQQYYKTINEGGSSQKIEVIFVSIDPDRKSFEDHKKHMPWLYVDVADPLTDILKKHFRVTNSHEVPFYGSGPRSDVPCLIVVGSDGREAQLLHICSGRDEGEKGLLRWDFRNNIYTPNKKETC; encoded by the exons ATGGCATGTGTTAATTTCAATTCTCCTTATCAAGCGGAAAAAAGAAGAACGTCTGAAAATGCTGATAACTCTAAATTGGAGACTGTATATATGCCCATAAACTACTCTGACATgg atcttattttatttccagAAGgatcattaaaaaatattaacaatacTGTAGTAAATGAAAAGCATTTATTTGGAAAATCTGTAgccatatttttttcaaatggAAGTGATCCCAAATGTAGAGCATTTTTACCCTTCTTACAACAG taTTATAAGACCATTAACGAAGGAGGATCAAGCCAAAAAATAGAAGTAATTTTTGTAAGCATAGATCCAGATAGAAAATCATTTGAAGATCATAAAAAACATATGCCATGGTTATATGTAGACGTAGCTGACCCTTTAACagatatattgaaaaaacaTTTCCGAGTAACAAATTCTCATGAAGTACCTTTCTATGGATCAGGCCCAAGAAGTGATGTCCCATGTTTAATTGTTGTTGGAAGTGACGGAAGGGAAGCCCAACTTTTACACATTTGTAGTGGAAGAGATGAAGGTGAAAAGGGATTACTAAGATGGGATTTcagaaataatatttatacaccaaacaaaaaggaaacatgctaa